A genomic segment from Corylus avellana chromosome ca5, CavTom2PMs-1.0 encodes:
- the LOC132182923 gene encoding pyruvate kinase, cytosolic isozyme-like, with product MENILGGNIVGAEMRPKTKIVCTLGPSSRSVAMLERLLRAGMNVARFNFSHGTHTYHQETLDNLRTAMNNTGILCAVMLDTKGPEIRTGFLKETKPIQLQQGQVITISNDYSILGDENMISMSYSKLAEDLKPQSVILCADGTITLTVLECDKEQGLVRCRCENSAVLGERKNVNLPGVIVDLPTLTNKDKEDILKWGVPNKIDMIALSFVRKGSDLVEVRKLLGPHAKNILLMSKVENQEGVANFDDILSNSDAFMVARGDLGMEIPIEKIFLAQKMMILKANIQGKPVVTATQMLESMIKSPRPTRAEATDVANAVLDGTDCVMLSGETAAGAYPEIVVQTMARICIEAEGFIDYGDLFKRIMENAPIPMSPLESLASSAVSTARCIKAALIVVLTKGGSTAKLVAKYRPSMPILSVVVPEVATDSFEWSCSDETPARHSLIYRGLVPVLSTACAIASHAESTKEIVEMALQHAKAKGLCKPGDSVVVLHKVETATVIKILTVG from the exons ATGGAGAATATCCTGGGAGGCAACATTGTTGGGGCGGAGATGAGGCCGAAGACTAAGATTGTCTGCACGTTGGGACCGTCGTCTAGGTCGGTGGCCATGTTGGAGAGGCTTCTTAGGGCGGGGATGAACGTCGCTCGCTTCAACTTCTCTCATGGCACTCATACTTACCACCAAGAGACCCTCGATAATCTCAGGACTGCCATGAACAACACCGGCATTCTCTGCGCCGTCATGTTGGATACTAAG gGTCCAGAGATTCGAACTGGGTTTTTGAAGGAAACAAAACCCATACAACTCCAACAGGGTCAAGTGATTACCATCAGCAATGACTATAGCATACTAGGTGATGAAAATATGATAAGCATGAGCTATTCAAAGCTGGCTGAGGATTTGAAGCCACAAAGTGTTATTCTTTGTGCTGATGGGACTATTACACTTACTGTTCTGGAGTGTGATAAGGAACAGGGTTTGGTACGTTGCCGATGTGAAAACTCTGCAGTTTTGGGTGAGAGGAAGAATGTCAATCTTCCAGGAGTTATTGTTGATCTGCCAACCTTAACTAATAAAGACAAAGAGGACATTTTGAAATGGGGAGTTCCAAATAAGATTGACATGATTGCTCTGTCTTTTGTTCGCAAAGGTTCTGACCTTGTGGAAGTTAGAAAACTGCTGGGACCACATGCAAAGAACATTCTTCTCATGTCAAAG GTGGAGAATCAAGAAGGCGTTGCTAATTTCGATGATATCCTATCAAACTCAGATGCATTTATGGTGGCAAGAGGCGACCTAGGAATGGAAATTCCCATTGAAAAGATATTCTTAGCTCAAAAAATGATGATATTGAAGGCCAACATACAAGGAAAACCAGTGGTGACTGCCACTCAGATGCTGGAGTCCATGATCAAATCTCCTCGGCCTACTCGAGCTGAAGCCACTGATGTTGCTAATGCAGTTCTTGATGGCACCGACTGTGTGATGCTTAGCGGAGAAACTGCTGCCGGAGCCTATCCTGAAATTGTTGTGCAAACCATGGCAAGAATTTGCATAGAAGCAGAGGGTTTTATAGACTATGGAGatctttttaaaagaataatggaAAATGCACCGATCCCTATGAGCCCATTGGAGAGCTTGGCATCTTCAGCGGTGAGTACAGCCCGTTGCATTAAAGCAGCTCTGATTGTGGTCCTAACAAAAGGTGGAAGCACAGCAAAGCTGGTGGCTAAGTATAGGCCAAGCATGCCAATCCTGTCGGTGGTGGTTCCAGAGGTAGCAACCGATTCTTTCGAGTGGTCCTGCAGCGATGAAACTCCGGCGAGGCATAGCCTTATTTATCGGGGTCTGGTGCCAGTTTTGAGCACAGCTTGTGCAATAGCTTCACATGCAGAGTCAACCAAAGAGATCGTAGAAATGGCCCTCCAACATGCAAAGGCGAAGGGACTTTGCAAACCTGGAGACTCGGTCGTGGTGTTGCATAAAGTTGAGACTGCCACTGTGATCAAGATCTTGACGGTTGGTTGA